In Hwangdonia lutea, a single window of DNA contains:
- a CDS encoding MBL fold metallo-hydrolase has translation MKSLKIILSLFVFSLSLITFAQNNEVVIKTHKLSENIYMLEGQGGNIGLSVGDDGIVMIDSQFAPLTPKILAAIKAISDKPIKFLINTHWHHDHVGGNENIKNEGAIIVAHDNVRKRMSVDQFDKYRDRETKASPTKLPLVSFSDNITFHMNGEDIMVFHVDNAHTDGDAMIYFPNSNVLHMGDTYFQGKYPFIDLSTGGSVNGYINAAKHALMLVDDDTKIIPGHRNLSNKKELTAYLTMLETLKTRVLAEIKKGKTEAEVTNNTAITKEYTALNYGDWFINDEQIRRTFYISLKEDKN, from the coding sequence ATGAAATCTTTAAAAATCATTCTTTCCCTTTTTGTGTTTTCTTTGTCATTAATAACCTTTGCCCAAAATAACGAGGTTGTTATAAAAACCCATAAACTTTCAGAAAATATTTATATGCTGGAAGGCCAAGGCGGTAATATTGGTCTTTCGGTGGGCGACGACGGTATTGTTATGATTGATAGCCAGTTTGCTCCCTTAACCCCAAAAATTCTGGCGGCTATTAAAGCCATCAGCGATAAGCCTATCAAGTTTTTAATCAACACCCATTGGCATCACGATCATGTTGGCGGCAACGAAAACATTAAAAACGAGGGTGCAATTATTGTGGCGCACGACAATGTTAGAAAGCGCATGAGCGTCGATCAGTTTGATAAATACCGTGATAGAGAAACTAAAGCCTCACCAACAAAACTACCTTTGGTTTCATTTTCAGATAACATCACGTTTCACATGAATGGCGAAGACATTATGGTATTTCATGTTGATAACGCGCATACCGATGGCGACGCTATGATTTATTTTCCTAACAGCAATGTGCTGCACATGGGCGACACCTATTTTCAGGGCAAATATCCGTTTATCGATTTATCAACAGGCGGCAGTGTAAATGGTTATATAAATGCTGCAAAACATGCTTTAATGCTGGTTGACGACGACACTAAAATTATTCCGGGACACCGAAACCTATCCAATAAAAAAGAACTGACTGCCTATTTAACCATGCTCGAAACTTTAAAAACCCGTGTTTTAGCCGAAATTAAAAAAGGTAAAACCGAAGCAGAGGTAACCAATAATACCGCTATAACCAAAGAATACACCGCTTTAAATTATGGCGATTGGTTTATAAACGATGAGCAAATACGACGAACGTTTTATATTAGTTTAAAGGAAGATAAAAATTAA
- the cyoE gene encoding heme o synthase — MSKSKSSITTHSVISDFKEITKMRLALSVVFSSLAGYLLGAETVDYKTLALLAFGGYFMVGASNAFNQIIEKDLDALMNRTKDRPIPAGRMSVNTAFIIASIFTVLGIIILYSINKQTAMFGAISIFLYTCVYTPLKTKTPLAVFVGAIPGAIPFMLGWVAATDNFGIEPGTLFALQFFWQFPHFWAIGWFLFDDYKKGGFFMLPTGKQDKGTAVQTIMYTIWTLIVSIIPVFGFTGKLQLSVVSAVLVFLLGLWMLYYAIRLFKLMTVKSARQLMIVSVSYISLVQIVYVLDKFIR; from the coding sequence TTGAGCAAGTCAAAATCTTCAATAACAACCCATTCTGTAATTTCAGATTTTAAGGAAATCACTAAAATGCGATTGGCTTTAAGCGTGGTGTTTTCCTCGCTTGCCGGTTATTTATTGGGTGCCGAAACGGTAGATTATAAAACCTTGGCTTTATTGGCTTTTGGTGGTTATTTTATGGTGGGCGCATCAAATGCCTTTAATCAAATTATTGAAAAAGATTTGGATGCGTTGATGAATCGTACCAAGGATAGGCCCATTCCCGCTGGACGCATGTCGGTAAACACCGCTTTTATAATCGCTTCCATTTTTACGGTATTGGGCATTATTATTTTGTACAGCATCAATAAGCAAACGGCCATGTTTGGTGCGATTTCCATATTTTTATACACCTGTGTTTATACGCCATTAAAAACCAAAACCCCATTAGCGGTATTTGTGGGCGCCATACCGGGAGCCATTCCATTTATGTTGGGTTGGGTCGCTGCTACAGATAATTTTGGCATAGAACCCGGAACCTTATTTGCATTACAGTTTTTCTGGCAATTCCCCCATTTTTGGGCCATTGGTTGGTTTTTGTTTGACGATTATAAAAAAGGCGGATTCTTTATGTTGCCCACAGGAAAACAAGACAAAGGCACCGCAGTACAAACCATAATGTATACCATTTGGACGCTGATTGTATCTATTATTCCGGTGTTTGGGTTTACAGGAAAATTGCAACTTTCGGTCGTATCAGCAGTTTTGGTTTTCCTTTTAGGATTATGGATGCTGTATTATGCCATTCGCTTATTCAAATTAATGACCGTAAAATCTGCACGACAGTTAATGATTGTGAGCGTATCGTACATTTCGCTGGTGCAAATAGTATATGTTTTAGATAAATTTATTAGATGA
- a CDS encoding cytochrome c oxidase subunit 3, translating into MDLTQGTLEEKNNRAKKMMLWFGILSLIMSFAGWTSAFIVSSSRPDWLSDFKLPNAFIVSTVIIVISSVTFILAKKALKKENRQATSLWLLSTLVLGIAFITYQFMGFQQIIDLGYNFTGPTSNVTMSYIYLIAIVHILHVVVGLVCLLVVIYNHFKQKYSPSKMLGFELAATFWHFIDILWVYLFLFLYFVR; encoded by the coding sequence ATGGATTTAACCCAAGGAACTTTAGAAGAAAAAAATAACAGAGCAAAAAAAATGATGCTTTGGTTTGGTATTTTGTCACTTATTATGTCGTTTGCAGGTTGGACAAGTGCCTTTATTGTAAGTAGCTCCAGACCCGATTGGTTATCAGATTTTAAACTGCCAAACGCATTTATTGTAAGCACGGTTATTATTGTAATAAGTAGCGTTACTTTTATTTTGGCTAAAAAAGCTTTAAAAAAAGAAAATAGGCAAGCCACATCGTTGTGGTTATTGAGCACACTGGTTTTGGGTATTGCATTTATTACCTATCAATTTATGGGCTTTCAGCAAATTATAGATTTAGGTTATAATTTTACGGGGCCTACAAGTAATGTAACCATGTCTTACATTTACCTGATAGCTATTGTACATATTCTGCATGTGGTTGTTGGGCTTGTTTGTTTGTTGGTTGTAATTTATAATCATTTTAAACAGAAGTACAGCCCAAGCAAAATGTTGGGGTTTGAACTCGCCGCTACCTTTTGGCATTTTATAGATATACTGTGGGTGTATTTATTTTTGTTTTTATACTTTGTTAGGTAA
- a CDS encoding cytochrome c oxidase subunit 3 — protein sequence MSTTVVNTGTEGKTWGGGNKPLKASYGKLMMWFFITSDALTFTGFLAAYGFSRFKYAEIWPIADDVYTHVPFIHGDYPMIFVAFMTFILIMSSVTMVLAVDAGHKLDKAKTTIYMFLTVIGGLIFLSSQAYEWTTFINGTYGAVGTHGGNIIQFVDTDGKRVALKDFAIAQPSERVQHQRKNGLWFDGEKALPSFTLNEVVAGFEANPDLLIKTTYADENGHKIILSRNESLNELKTKGKNVVEGANLIQNEYGPPLFANYFFFITGFHGFHVSIGVLLNIIIFFNVILGTYERRGSYEMVEKVGLYWHFVDLVWVFVFTFFYLV from the coding sequence ATGAGTACTACAGTTGTAAATACTGGAACAGAAGGAAAAACTTGGGGTGGAGGAAATAAGCCGCTAAAAGCTAGTTACGGTAAGTTGATGATGTGGTTTTTCATCACTTCTGATGCCTTAACCTTCACGGGGTTTTTAGCAGCCTACGGTTTTTCGAGATTTAAATATGCCGAAATTTGGCCTATTGCAGACGATGTTTATACACACGTCCCTTTTATTCACGGCGATTATCCGATGATATTCGTGGCATTTATGACCTTTATTTTAATTATGTCGTCCGTAACTATGGTTTTAGCTGTAGATGCCGGACATAAATTGGATAAGGCAAAAACCACGATTTATATGTTTTTAACGGTTATAGGCGGACTTATATTTTTAAGCTCTCAAGCTTACGAATGGACCACGTTTATAAATGGTACTTATGGCGCGGTTGGAACTCATGGCGGAAATATAATCCAATTTGTTGATACCGACGGAAAACGTGTAGCTTTAAAGGATTTTGCCATAGCACAACCTTCTGAAAGAGTGCAACACCAAAGAAAAAATGGTTTGTGGTTCGATGGTGAAAAAGCCTTACCTAGCTTTACATTAAATGAAGTGGTAGCAGGTTTTGAAGCCAATCCGGATTTATTGATAAAAACAACGTACGCCGATGAAAACGGACACAAAATTATTTTGTCTAGGAACGAATCGCTAAACGAATTAAAAACCAAAGGCAAAAATGTGGTTGAAGGCGCTAATCTTATTCAAAATGAATACGGCCCACCGTTATTTGCAAACTACTTCTTTTTTATTACAGGATTTCACGGTTTTCACGTATCCATAGGGGTATTGTTAAATATTATCATCTTTTTTAACGTGATTTTAGGAACCTACGAGCGCAGAGGAAGTTACGAAATGGTCGAAAAAGTAGGGTTGTATTGGCACTTTGTAGATTTGGTTTGGGTGTTTGTATTTACATTCTTCTACTTGGTTTAA
- a CDS encoding cytochrome C oxidase subunit IV family protein, whose product MAHEHKLEIFRGLLKFKSNTQKIWGVLILLSLVTAVEVVLGIYKPEILMVEVLNMKALNWIFIILTVVKAYYITWDFMHMRDETKALRRMVVWTGTILILYLIFILLQEGGYVFDVFKDGFVKHDF is encoded by the coding sequence ATGGCACACGAACATAAATTAGAAATTTTTAGAGGTTTATTAAAGTTTAAATCCAACACACAAAAAATTTGGGGTGTATTAATCTTATTATCGCTTGTAACAGCCGTAGAGGTTGTTTTGGGTATTTACAAACCAGAAATTTTAATGGTTGAGGTTTTAAACATGAAAGCCTTAAACTGGATATTCATTATCTTAACGGTTGTAAAGGCCTATTACATTACTTGGGATTTTATGCACATGCGCGATGAAACCAAAGCGCTAAGACGTATGGTGGTTTGGACAGGAACCATTTTGATACTGTATTTAATATTTATCCTATTGCAAGAAGGCGGATACGTTTTTGATGTTTTTAAAGACGGATTTGTAAAACACGATTTTTAA
- a CDS encoding SCO family protein — MKKNNYSYIGIAFIILVFGIIFIPRIIDRISNNDVTRNESRSDFAEDNKTSVSDLSFIIINGEPKKVPAFSFTNQNGKTITNKDYEGKVYVIEFFFTTCPTICPRMNRNMVDIQNEFKGFEDFGVASFTINPDHDTPEVLKEYADKYGVTNPNWHLMTGDKITIYKLANEGFNLYTGENEAVEGGFEHSGNFALIDKNGFIRSRKDQFGNPIIYYRGIVSEEEQVDEDGIKEEISALKEDIKKLLNE; from the coding sequence ATGAAAAAAAACAATTATTCATACATAGGCATCGCATTTATAATACTTGTTTTCGGAATCATTTTTATTCCCAGAATAATAGATAGAATTTCAAATAACGATGTAACACGCAACGAAAGCAGAAGCGATTTTGCCGAGGATAATAAAACATCGGTTTCAGATTTATCATTTATCATAATTAATGGCGAACCCAAAAAAGTGCCTGCATTTTCATTTACAAATCAAAACGGTAAAACCATTACCAATAAAGATTATGAAGGTAAGGTTTACGTTATCGAATTTTTCTTTACAACCTGCCCAACCATTTGCCCAAGAATGAATAGAAATATGGTTGATATTCAAAATGAATTTAAAGGTTTTGAGGATTTTGGCGTCGCATCTTTTACAATAAATCCCGATCACGATACCCCCGAGGTTCTTAAAGAATATGCCGATAAATATGGCGTAACAAACCCAAATTGGCATTTAATGACTGGCGATAAAATCACTATTTATAAACTGGCCAACGAAGGCTTTAATTTATATACAGGCGAAAATGAAGCGGTTGAAGGCGGTTTTGAACATTCAGGAAATTTTGCCTTAATTGATAAAAACGGATTTATTCGCTCCAGAAAAGACCAATTTGGAAACCCCATAATTTATTACCGAGGTATTGTATCTGAGGAAGAACAAGTTGATGAAGATGGTATAAAAGAAGAAATTAGCGCCTTAAAAGAAGATATTAAAAAATTGCTTAACGAATAA
- a CDS encoding DUF420 domain-containing protein has translation MNNQDPILDDKKYNKLIVVLSIVIPIIVAALFSVRIPNVEPLSFLPPIYATINGLTAVILVIAVIAIKKKNRVLHENLMTTAIWCSALFLLMYMAYHMTSDSTKFGGEGFIKYVYYFILLTHIVLSIAVVPFVLITYARAITNNFEKHKKIARITFPLWLYVAVTGVIVYIMISPYY, from the coding sequence ATGAATAATCAAGACCCTATTTTAGACGATAAAAAATACAATAAGTTAATTGTTGTATTGTCCATTGTTATCCCCATTATTGTAGCAGCCTTGTTTAGCGTACGTATTCCAAATGTTGAACCTTTAAGTTTTTTGCCGCCAATTTACGCTACCATAAACGGATTAACAGCCGTAATTTTGGTTATCGCCGTTATTGCTATCAAAAAGAAAAATAGAGTGCTTCACGAAAATTTAATGACCACCGCTATTTGGTGTTCAGCATTGTTTTTGCTTATGTACATGGCGTATCACATGACCAGCGATTCTACAAAATTTGGAGGCGAAGGCTTTATAAAATACGTGTATTACTTTATTTTGCTAACCCATATTGTACTGTCTATCGCCGTTGTACCATTCGTATTAATTACATATGCTAGAGCCATTACAAACAATTTTGAGAAACATAAAAAAATAGCAAGAATTACATTTCCGTTATGGCTTTATGTTGCCGTTACGGGCGTTATTGTTTATATTATGATTTCGCCTTATTATTAA
- a CDS encoding ABC transporter ATP-binding protein, with translation MLKISQLHKSYPIGDSSLHVLKGIDLSVEEGEMVAIMGSSGSGKSTLLNIIGMLDEADEGEYILDGLPIKDLTEKKAAVYRNKFLGFIFQSFNLINYKNALENVALPLYYQGMKRKQRQELALFHLEKVGLADWAQHLPKELSGGQNQRVAIARALAANPKLLLADEPTGALDTKTSYEIMEFIQQLNDEGKTILMVTHEEDIANMCKRIVRLRDGVIMEDKKVQQVRAEQYV, from the coding sequence ATGTTAAAAATCAGTCAGCTCCACAAGTCCTATCCCATAGGCGATTCCAGTTTGCATGTTTTAAAAGGTATCGATCTTTCTGTTGAAGAAGGAGAAATGGTTGCCATAATGGGCTCTTCGGGTTCAGGAAAATCTACATTACTTAATATTATTGGTATGTTAGATGAAGCTGATGAAGGCGAATATATCCTGGACGGATTACCCATAAAAGACCTTACCGAAAAAAAAGCGGCCGTTTACAGAAATAAATTTTTAGGATTTATTTTTCAGTCTTTCAATCTTATCAACTATAAAAATGCCCTTGAAAATGTGGCACTTCCGCTTTATTACCAAGGCATGAAACGTAAACAACGTCAGGAATTGGCCTTGTTTCATTTAGAAAAAGTAGGTTTAGCAGATTGGGCACAACATTTGCCAAAAGAACTTTCGGGTGGGCAAAATCAACGTGTTGCCATTGCAAGAGCCTTGGCTGCAAACCCCAAACTATTATTAGCCGATGAGCCAACAGGAGCGTTAGATACTAAAACCTCCTACGAAATTATGGAATTCATCCAACAATTAAACGATGAAGGCAAAACTATTTTGATGGTAACACACGAAGAAGATATTGCCAACATGTGCAAACGTATTGTGAGGCTGCGCGATGGCGTTATTATGGAAGATAAAAAAGTACAACAGGTTAGAGCAGAACAGTATGTTTGA
- a CDS encoding ABC transporter permease, which produces MFDLDLWREIFQSINKNRTRSLLSGFTVAFAILLFTILFGIANGLKNTFAEAFVDDANNSIFIRSGNTTKAHKGLQAGRRIQFKNEDFDYVKDEFGNKVEFITARIYKNAQASFRNEQNNYSLRAVHPDHQFLEKTKIKEGRYINQSDLQNRTKVVVIGRLVEEDLFLKTTALGKYINLNGIQYKVVGVFTDDGGDNEERIIYMPVTTAQHLYGNNDYIDQINLTYNPKMGYDEALAFSNLLTRKLKDRFSVARSDQRAVRVRNMAEGTKQVNALTGGLTVIILVIGFGTLIAGIVGISNIMIFIVKERTKEIGIRKALGASPRSIVSIILIESILITAMAGYVGLVIGVGVLELVKPYLVDYFIKDPGVSNSLVIGATITLITAGAIAGYLPAKKASKIKPIVALRDD; this is translated from the coding sequence ATGTTTGATTTAGACCTTTGGCGCGAAATATTTCAAAGTATCAATAAAAACAGAACCCGAAGCTTGTTGTCTGGGTTTACTGTGGCGTTTGCCATATTGTTGTTTACTATTCTTTTTGGTATCGCCAATGGATTGAAAAACACATTTGCTGAAGCTTTTGTCGATGATGCCAATAACTCCATATTTATCAGATCTGGTAATACTACAAAAGCACATAAAGGACTTCAGGCAGGACGACGTATTCAGTTTAAAAACGAGGATTTTGATTATGTAAAAGATGAGTTTGGTAATAAAGTTGAATTTATTACAGCACGAATTTATAAAAATGCACAGGCCTCTTTTCGGAACGAACAAAATAATTACAGTTTAAGGGCCGTACATCCCGACCATCAATTTTTAGAAAAAACGAAAATAAAGGAAGGTCGGTATATCAACCAAAGCGATTTACAAAACAGGACAAAGGTTGTTGTTATTGGAAGATTGGTTGAAGAAGATTTGTTTTTAAAAACAACAGCCTTAGGGAAATATATTAATCTAAACGGCATTCAGTATAAAGTTGTGGGCGTTTTTACAGATGATGGTGGCGATAACGAAGAGCGCATTATTTATATGCCTGTAACCACGGCGCAACATCTTTATGGCAACAACGATTATATCGATCAAATAAACCTTACTTACAATCCAAAAATGGGTTACGATGAAGCTTTGGCTTTTAGTAATCTATTAACACGAAAATTAAAAGACCGTTTTTCTGTTGCCCGAAGCGATCAAAGAGCCGTTAGGGTTCGTAATATGGCAGAAGGTACTAAACAGGTAAACGCCCTAACCGGAGGATTAACCGTAATAATTTTAGTTATTGGCTTTGGTACTTTAATAGCAGGAATTGTGGGCATAAGTAATATTATGATTTTTATTGTTAAGGAGCGCACCAAAGAAATTGGTATTCGTAAGGCATTAGGGGCTTCACCACGATCTATAGTGTCTATCATTTTAATAGAATCTATTCTAATAACAGCCATGGCGGGTTATGTAGGCTTGGTAATTGGTGTTGGCGTTTTGGAACTTGTAAAACCCTATTTGGTAGACTATTTTATAAAAGACCCAGGTGTAAGCAATAGCCTTGTAATTGGCGCAACCATTACGCTTATTACCGCAGGCGCTATTGCAGGATATTTACCCGCAAAAAAAGCATCGAAAATTAAACCTATTGTAGCATTAAGAGACGATTAA
- a CDS encoding ABC transporter permease, producing MFKFLFDRDTWQEVYDSFSKNKLRSILTMVGVWWGILLLIGLLGSAKGLENSFNRLFGSFATNSVFVWGQSTSKPFKGFQEGKQVRLTLSDAKKVEENVEGIEFVVPRNQNQAQVIRNFLSGSFSINGDYPLLDQVQKKKLIHGRFINQNDIDDNKKIAVISEEIYKQLFEKDEEVIGEYIQINSINFKVVGMFENGNVNMGPTSDIHIPFTTFQQIYNQGDRIGWMMITGKPEYDIKQIENDAKLLLKNLNSIHPNDKRAFGSFNLGKEFAKVTGFLIGMQFLTWFVGIATLIAGVFAIGNILLITVKERTKEIGVRRALGATPFEIKRQIVVEAIFLTLLAGLLGIISGGWILILLDHFFGQGADAAIVNASVSIAVVFIALIILVVLGTLIGLIPAFKATSIKPIEALREE from the coding sequence ATGTTTAAATTTTTATTCGATAGAGACACATGGCAAGAAGTTTACGATAGCTTTAGTAAAAATAAACTAAGGTCTATTCTTACTATGGTTGGTGTTTGGTGGGGCATATTATTGTTAATTGGGTTGTTGGGTTCTGCAAAAGGTTTGGAAAATTCATTTAACCGATTATTCGGGAGTTTTGCCACCAACAGTGTTTTTGTTTGGGGACAAAGTACAAGCAAACCATTTAAAGGTTTTCAAGAGGGCAAGCAGGTTCGGTTAACATTGTCTGATGCTAAAAAAGTAGAAGAAAACGTTGAAGGCATTGAGTTTGTCGTTCCCCGAAATCAAAATCAAGCCCAAGTTATTCGTAATTTCCTATCGGGTAGTTTTAGCATCAATGGCGATTATCCGCTATTGGACCAAGTTCAAAAGAAAAAATTAATCCACGGCAGGTTTATCAATCAGAACGATATAGATGACAATAAAAAGATAGCCGTCATTTCAGAAGAAATATATAAACAGTTATTTGAAAAAGACGAAGAGGTTATTGGCGAATACATTCAAATAAATAGCATCAACTTTAAAGTGGTGGGCATGTTTGAAAACGGCAATGTCAACATGGGGCCTACGTCTGATATTCATATACCTTTTACCACCTTTCAACAAATATACAATCAAGGTGACCGCATTGGTTGGATGATGATAACCGGAAAGCCCGAATACGACATCAAACAAATTGAAAACGACGCTAAACTGTTACTGAAAAACCTTAACAGTATTCACCCCAACGATAAGCGTGCTTTTGGGAGTTTTAATCTCGGTAAAGAATTTGCTAAGGTCACGGGGTTTTTAATCGGCATGCAATTTTTAACCTGGTTTGTGGGTATAGCCACCTTAATTGCTGGCGTATTTGCCATTGGTAATATTTTGCTTATTACCGTTAAGGAACGCACCAAGGAAATTGGTGTACGTCGTGCTTTGGGAGCCACACCTTTTGAGATTAAAAGACAGATTGTGGTCGAGGCTATATTTTTAACCTTATTGGCTGGATTGTTAGGTATTATTTCTGGTGGGTGGATTTTAATTTTATTAGACCACTTTTTCGGACAAGGAGCAGACGCCGCCATTGTAAACGCATCAGTCTCTATCGCCGTTGTATTTATTGCATTAATAATATTAGTGGTATTAGGGACTTTAATAGGCTTAATTCCGGCATTTAAAGCCACGAGTATAAAACCAATTGAAGCATTAAGAGAAGAATAA
- a CDS encoding efflux RND transporter periplasmic adaptor subunit produces MNKTVKIIFGIVAIIALAFVLKYFKDANSKSIEDFKVEEPFFTSINTKAVATGKLNPEEEIELKPQISGIVDKILVEEGDIVSKGDLIAKIRVVPNEQSLVSAKSRISSSKLSYDNAKTLYDRNKALFEKGVISQQDFENSELSFNQAKESLAQAQNDYQIIKRGSISGGSSANTNIVAQIPGTILEIPVREGDQVIQSNNFNAGTTIATIADMSKMIFEGKVDEAEVGKLQEGKEIRVLLGAITDKEFPAKLTFVAPKGQEENGAVQFTIKADVEVEQSTNIRAGYSANAEIDIEAKDSVLAIREALLQYNRITEKPFVEILDGENKYRKENVTLGLSDGINVEITEGVKEGDKIKVWNKASKDNEDEDND; encoded by the coding sequence ATGAACAAAACAGTAAAGATTATTTTTGGAATAGTTGCTATTATAGCATTGGCATTCGTTTTAAAGTATTTTAAAGATGCCAACTCAAAATCTATTGAAGATTTTAAAGTGGAGGAACCATTTTTCACATCCATCAACACCAAAGCGGTGGCAACAGGCAAATTAAACCCTGAGGAAGAGATTGAACTGAAACCTCAAATATCTGGAATTGTTGATAAAATTCTTGTTGAAGAAGGCGATATTGTTAGTAAAGGCGATTTGATTGCAAAAATTAGAGTGGTGCCAAACGAGCAAAGTTTGGTTAGTGCCAAAAGCCGCATTTCGTCTTCAAAATTATCTTATGATAATGCCAAAACACTATATGATAGAAACAAGGCCTTGTTTGAAAAAGGCGTGATTTCCCAACAAGATTTTGAAAACAGCGAACTCTCTTTCAATCAGGCAAAGGAATCACTGGCGCAGGCCCAAAATGATTATCAAATTATTAAACGAGGTTCAATTTCTGGCGGAAGTTCTGCCAATACCAACATTGTAGCCCAAATACCGGGAACTATTTTAGAAATCCCCGTGCGCGAAGGCGATCAAGTTATTCAAAGTAATAATTTTAATGCAGGAACCACCATTGCTACCATAGCCGATATGAGTAAAATGATTTTTGAAGGTAAAGTAGATGAGGCCGAAGTTGGAAAATTACAAGAAGGCAAGGAAATTAGAGTCTTGTTGGGTGCTATTACCGATAAAGAGTTTCCGGCAAAATTAACCTTTGTGGCACCAAAAGGACAAGAAGAAAACGGCGCGGTACAGTTTACCATAAAAGCCGATGTAGAGGTTGAGCAAAGCACCAATATTAGAGCAGGTTATAGCGCCAATGCCGAAATTGATATTGAGGCGAAAGACAGTGTTTTAGCAATAAGGGAGGCATTGCTGCAATACAATAGAATTACCGAAAAGCCATTTGTTGAAATATTAGATGGCGAAAATAAGTATAGAAAAGAAAATGTAACGCTTGGGTTATCCGATGGGATTAATGTTGAAATAACCGAAGGTGTAAAAGAAGGCGACAAAATTAAAGTGTGGAATAAAGCATCAAAAGATAATGAAGATGAAGATAATGATTAA
- a CDS encoding TolC family protein, with translation MKNSVLACLLLIAVSSFSQQKKWTLQESVAHALENNITVKQTENSLLINEQDIKAAKGQFLPSVSASTGHSLGIGTQRIDIGETQVIVDRTSNSTRFGVGANQTIFNGFRLTNLYKQSNLNLEINKLELSRIKDDIALNVVNAYLNTLFNKENLETAKAQFDFSQKQLKQVQDLVDAGVQPKANIYDAEATLSRDAQQVTIAENNYNLALLTLSQLLQVPFDGFDVEIIEIDTPSEALLYSDVTPVLNYALNNRSEIKIAEKNIENAELNTEISKSGFLPSVTLGYGFNTNAFYSNIIKNEAAFLDQLNNQKSHSFNLSVNIPIFSRFQNKTAVAKSKIQETNSQLRLDQAKLDLEANIQRAYTDAQAAFKAYIAAKKSLASQELAFNNSKERYDIGNMTAFDLEQARIQFINAQSSLINAKYDFVFKTKVLDFYMGKSLVD, from the coding sequence ATGAAAAATAGTGTTTTAGCATGCCTGCTTTTAATCGCTGTATCATCATTTTCTCAGCAAAAAAAATGGACCTTGCAAGAATCTGTAGCGCATGCCCTTGAAAATAATATTACGGTAAAACAAACTGAAAACAGTTTGCTTATAAACGAGCAGGATATTAAAGCAGCCAAAGGGCAGTTTTTACCGTCAGTTAGTGCCAGTACGGGCCATAGTTTGGGCATAGGAACACAGCGAATCGATATCGGGGAAACTCAAGTAATTGTCGATAGAACTTCAAATAGTACCAGGTTTGGAGTTGGTGCCAACCAAACTATTTTTAATGGGTTCAGACTTACCAATCTTTATAAACAATCCAACCTAAATCTCGAGATAAACAAACTAGAGCTAAGCAGAATTAAAGATGATATTGCTTTAAACGTGGTTAATGCATATTTAAACACACTGTTTAATAAAGAGAATTTGGAAACTGCAAAAGCACAATTCGATTTCAGCCAAAAACAACTTAAACAAGTACAAGATTTGGTGGACGCTGGCGTTCAACCTAAGGCTAATATTTATGATGCCGAAGCCACTTTAAGTAGAGATGCACAACAGGTTACCATTGCAGAAAACAATTATAATTTGGCACTGCTCACCTTATCGCAATTATTACAAGTACCTTTTGATGGGTTTGATGTTGAAATTATAGAAATTGATACGCCATCTGAAGCGTTGTTGTACAGCGATGTTACACCGGTTTTAAATTACGCCCTGAACAACAGAAGCGAAATTAAAATAGCAGAAAAGAACATCGAAAATGCGGAATTGAACACCGAAATATCCAAAAGTGGATTTTTGCCAAGTGTAACATTGGGTTATGGTTTTAACACGAATGCCTTCTATTCTAACATCATTAAAAACGAAGCTGCTTTTTTAGATCAATTAAATAATCAAAAATCACATAGTTTCAACTTAAGTGTAAATATCCCTATCTTTTCTAGATTTCAAAATAAAACAGCAGTTGCTAAATCTAAAATACAAGAAACCAATAGCCAATTGCGCTTAGATCAAGCCAAGTTAGATTTAGAAGCCAACATACAGCGGGCTTATACCGATGCCCAAGCCGCATTCAAAGCTTACATTGCTGCAAAAAAATCGTTGGCATCACAAGAATTGGCATTTAACAACTCGAAAGAACGTTACGATATTGGTAATATGACGGCTTTCGATTTGGAACAAGCCAGAATACAATTCATTAACGCACAGTCATCGCTAATAAATGCCAAATACGATTTTGTTTTCAAAACAAAAGTGTTGGATTTTTACATGGGTAAATCTTTAGTTGATTGA